From the genome of Ferrovibrio sp. MS7:
CCTTCCGGCAGATAGAATTCAGCATAGTCGCGATAGGCGGCGGGCTGCGCCCAGGATGACCCCACCCCCATCGCGGCGAGTCCGAGCAACAGCATCAGCAAAGACGGCAGGCGGCACATCGGCATTGCCGTTAATCTGCTGCCGCGCCGTCAAAGCAGCGTCAAAAAGCACGAGCACCCGCTGAAAATTTCACACGCATGGCCATATTTTCATGGCTGAATAGGCTGTCACCGCTAAATCTCGAGGGTATGCGGGCCAGATCATGACATATTCGGCGAGAATAACCTCCCCGCCCAGGCTTGAGCGCGCCCTGCATCTCTGCCTGCTGGGGCCATTTCTAGCCAAGCTGGAAGGCCAGTCGATCACCGATGGCCTGGGCCGCAAGGCGCAGGCCTTGCTCGCCTATCTGGCCGCCCAGCCCGGCCATGCCGCTACCCGCGAGGAGCTTGCCGCCCTGCTCTGGGGCGAGCGTTTCGACGACCAGGCCCGCCAGAGCCTGCGCCAAACCCTGCTGACCATTCGCCGCCAGCTTGGCCCCAATGCCGACGCGATCCTGCAGGCCGGGCGCCTGCGCATCGCGCTGCAGCCGGCGCATTTCAGCACCGACCTGGCCGACCTGGAGGCGGCGCTGACTGCCGATGACAGCCATGTTCTGCGCAATGCGGTCGCGCTGCTGCGCGGCGACTTGCTGGCTGGGCTGGACATCGCATCCAGTGCCTGGGAGGAGTGGCTGCGCGTCCATCGGGTGTTATGGCGGGAAAAGGCCCTGGCATTGCTGGGCCGGTCGCTGCGCGCCAGCGTAGCCGCCGGGGCCGCAACCGATGCCCTGATTGCGGCGCAGAAACTGCAGCAGCTTGATCCCTTTGATGAAGCGGCCCATTGCCTGGCGCTGGAGGCAATCGCCCGCTTCAAGGGCCTGGCAGCGGCGCAGCAGGCGCATCGCGATTTCGCTGCCATGCTGGATACCGAACTCGGTGTGCAGCCAAGCCCGGAAACGCTGGCCTTCCTGGCACAACTGGAAGCCGCGCCGCTGACACCGCAGGTGGCGAAAATCCCCAGCCCTGCGGCAGCGCAAGCCGCATCGCCGCCTGCCGGCTGGCGCCTGCCCTATGGCCTGGCGGCCGCCTGCGCCGTGATCGCCCTGGTCGCCGGGCTGCTGCGCCCCGCATCCACCCCGCAAGCCGACGTGCCGCGTTTCGCCTTCGCACTGGCGCCATTGGCGGTGCTGGATCGCAGCGATGTTACCGCGCGCCAGGCCCAGGCCTTCGCCGACGACCTCGCCACCGCGCTCGCCGGGCTGCCGGCAGCGGCGATTGACCGCCGGCTCGGCACCAGGATACAGGGCAGCCTGCGCCAGGAACGCGATGGCTACAGCCTCAACCTGCGTGCCGAAGCAGCGAAGGATGGCCGCATCATCTGGGTGGAAAGCCGGCGCGTGGAGAGCATCACCCCGGCCTTGGCACGCGACATGGCCTTGCGTGTTTTCGTGGCGAAACTCAATGCCGCCAGCCAGGACCTGCCGCCGCGCGGCAAACCGGATGCGGCAGTGCAGGCGGAAATCAAGGCCGGCTGGGATGCCCTGCGCGGCGGGTCGAACAAGGCCAAGGCGGAAGAGTCGATCCGCCGCTTTGCCACCGCCCGCGCCCTCGATCCCGACTCAACCGACGCCCTCACCGGCTATGCCCATGGCATCGCCATGAAAGTCATCAGCGGCTGGAGCGAGCAGCGCGATGCCGATCATGCCGAGGCGCTGCGGCTGCTGGATGCCGCGATCCTGCGCGACCCACGCAACGAGACAGCGCATTTCACCG
Proteins encoded in this window:
- a CDS encoding BTAD domain-containing putative transcriptional regulator, with the translated sequence MTYSARITSPPRLERALHLCLLGPFLAKLEGQSITDGLGRKAQALLAYLAAQPGHAATREELAALLWGERFDDQARQSLRQTLLTIRRQLGPNADAILQAGRLRIALQPAHFSTDLADLEAALTADDSHVLRNAVALLRGDLLAGLDIASSAWEEWLRVHRVLWREKALALLGRSLRASVAAGAATDALIAAQKLQQLDPFDEAAHCLALEAIARFKGLAAAQQAHRDFAAMLDTELGVQPSPETLAFLAQLEAAPLTPQVAKIPSPAAAQAASPPAGWRLPYGLAAACAVIALVAGLLRPASTPQADVPRFAFALAPLAVLDRSDVTARQAQAFADDLATALAGLPAAAIDRRLGTRIQGSLRQERDGYSLNLRAEAAKDGRIIWVESRRVESITPALARDMALRVFVAKLNAASQDLPPRGKPDAAVQAEIKAGWDALRGGSNKAKAEESIRRFATARALDPDSTDALTGYAHGIAMKVISGWSEQRDADHAEALRLLDAAILRDPRNETAHFTVALLHKGRRDYHRGLLAMRVVLALNPGHPAAHAQTAHMSILTGDPVAGADHAELAIRLGPRANAIDRAYLYAGMAHLLLGNFALSEERLAQSLRINPEFPDAFAWRAAALAQLGHLQEARALHGELLRRWPDWRVDHHLLQSQDRAAMARFTGGLERVTAPGR